In Verrucomicrobiia bacterium, the sequence CGTTGCCGGCGCGCCAGAGGAGAAATTCGTTGATGACGGCCAGCGTTTCGAGCCGGTCCATGCCTTCGACGGCGAGGCCGAATTCGATGGCGATGGCCTTCATCATTTCGTTCGGGCTCATCACCGGATTCAGGATCAGCGCGGTGGCAAATTGTCCGTCGAGCGCGTCCAGCATGGCGCGGCACAGCGTGGTTTTGCCCGCGCCGACTTCGCCGGTGAGCTGCACAAAGCCTTTGCGCTCGCGGATGCCATACAACAAATGATTGTAGGCTTCGCGATGCTTGCCACTGTAAAAAAGGAACCGCGGGTTCGGTGTGATCGCGAACGGCGGCTCCTTCAGCCCATAATGTTCGAGATACACGCGGGCCTTTTAGCAAAACCAGTGCCCGAGGGAAGGAAAACCGTGGCCGGCGCCGCGGCACCGGGCGACAAAACAAGCCCGGCCTGACGCAAATCCATCGTAATTGCTGCGTTTTAGGCGGTTGGCGACGGGTTCGCGGGGCGGCGCGGCTGGAGAAAGCGCATTACGTTGTCGCCGTGGGTCAGCACCTTCAGTTCCCGCCAGGCGTCTGGAATGGCCAACGTGTCTCGTTTCGCGTGTCCCAAAATCAGCAAGCCGTCCGCCGCGAGGACCTGGGGCAGGTTCGGGTCGTCCATCAGTTTTTGAGCCAGCGAGGTCGAGCGCCGGCCGACGTTTTTCTCGCCATAGGGCGGGTCTGCGAGAATCAGGTCGAACCGCTCGCCCGTTGCGGCGATTTGGTGCAGCGCGGGGAAAACGTCCTGCACGCGGGCATGAAAAACGGCGGGACCGTAACCGGCGGCGGCGGCATTGCGCCGGATGAACTCGGCGTGGCGCGAAGATTT encodes:
- a CDS encoding RsmD family RNA methyltransferase translates to MRITGGEAARRILKVPKGLDVRPTPDRVKQAVFNSLGERILGARVLELFAGSGALSLEALSRGCATAVCIEKSSRHAEFIRRNAAAAGYGPAVFHARVQDVFPALHQIAATGERFDLILADPPYGEKNVGRRSTSLAQKLMDDPNLPQVLAADGLLILGHAKRDTLAIPDAWRELKVLTHGDNVMRFLQPRRPANPSPTA